In Streptomyces sp. NBC_00483, a single window of DNA contains:
- a CDS encoding inositol monophosphatase family protein, translating into MIETKTESIEDFPTTEDFLNTHINHKLVTGVEDIVRAAAAAEITPRFRQLAADEIEEKSAPHDLVTVADKRAEEYLTLELAALLPGSVVVGEEAVAADPGSYEALQGTAPVWIVDPVDGTRQFVHGDPGFCTLVALALDGVVLASWTYAPALDEMAVAVRGRGARLNGEVLHAGPPAPGTDLRVATSHPDFTTDEQKRSLLGLHTDGVAPRPCGSAGLEYLGIARGTVDAIAFGWELAWDHAAGILLVEEAGGAHLTRDGIPFSIRGGNALPFTAARDADTTRRVAGLLAG; encoded by the coding sequence ATGATCGAAACGAAGACGGAAAGCATCGAAGACTTTCCGACCACAGAGGACTTTCTGAACACGCACATCAACCACAAGCTCGTGACCGGCGTCGAGGACATCGTCCGGGCCGCCGCGGCAGCCGAGATCACCCCGCGCTTCCGGCAGCTCGCCGCCGACGAGATCGAAGAGAAGAGCGCACCGCACGACCTCGTGACGGTCGCCGACAAGCGCGCCGAGGAGTACCTCACCCTCGAGCTCGCCGCTCTGCTGCCCGGCTCCGTCGTCGTCGGCGAGGAAGCGGTCGCCGCGGACCCGGGCTCCTACGAGGCGCTCCAGGGCACCGCCCCGGTCTGGATCGTCGACCCGGTCGACGGGACCCGCCAGTTCGTGCACGGCGACCCCGGCTTCTGCACCCTCGTCGCCCTCGCGCTCGACGGCGTGGTGCTCGCCTCCTGGACGTACGCGCCCGCGCTCGACGAAATGGCCGTGGCGGTCCGCGGCCGGGGCGCGCGGCTCAACGGAGAGGTGCTGCACGCCGGACCCCCGGCACCCGGCACCGACCTGCGGGTCGCGACCTCGCACCCCGACTTCACGACCGACGAGCAGAAGCGCTCCTTGCTGGGCCTGCACACGGACGGCGTCGCGCCGCGCCCGTGCGGTTCGGCGGGCCTGGAGTACCTGGGCATCGCCCGCGGCACCGTCGACGCGATCGCGTTCGGCTGGGAGCTGGCCTGGGACCACGCGGCCGGGATCCTCCTGGTCGAGGAGGCCGGCGGCGCACACCTCACGCGCGACGGAATCCCGTTCTCGATCCGCGGCGGAAACGCGCTGCCGTTCACGGCGGCGCGGGACGCGGACACCACCCGGCGCGTGGCGGGATTGCTGGCAGGCTGA
- a CDS encoding gamma-glutamyltransferase family protein codes for MFTTRPTLQGTFGMVSSTHYLASQSAMAVLEDGGNAYDAAVAAGFVLHVVEPHLNGPAGEVPIILAPTGGEVQVLCGQGGAPAGATVAHYKSLGLDLVPGTGPLAAAVPGAFDAWMLLLKDHGTKTLADVLKYAIGYAEDGHAPVERVGETVETVRELFETEWPSSAEVYLADGKSPKPGELLRNQKLAATWKRVIAESEEAGGAGSANRVAQIEAARKVWREGFIAEALVRQSQRPTKDTSGERHVGTLTAEDLAGWSASYEAPATYEWNGWTLCKAGGWSQGPAFLQQLALLPPELPAYGSADYVHLLVEGCKLAMADREAWYGDAADVPVYALLSDEYNAARRALIDPEKASHELRPGSPLGAEPRLSAHADAVAAGEEGFDAMGVAGAGEPTVQKSTSDEEVSANGATRGDTCHIDIVDRWGNMVAATPSGGWLQANPVVPELGFPLGTRLQMAWLDEGLPNSLTPGKRPRTTLTPSLALKDGVPVMAFGTPGGDQQDQWQVHFFLAVALRGTVRGGLDLQGAIDAPNWHNDSFPGSFFPRGMRPGSVTVESRIGEDVVAELRRRGHDVTVGDAWSEGRLCAVARDPRTGVLSAAANPRGMQGYAVGR; via the coding sequence TTGTTCACGACCCGCCCGACCCTGCAGGGCACCTTCGGCATGGTGTCCTCCACGCACTACCTCGCCTCCCAGTCCGCGATGGCGGTCCTCGAGGACGGCGGCAACGCCTACGACGCCGCCGTCGCCGCGGGCTTCGTGCTGCACGTCGTGGAGCCGCACCTGAACGGGCCCGCCGGCGAGGTGCCGATCATCCTGGCGCCGACCGGGGGAGAGGTGCAGGTGCTGTGCGGGCAGGGCGGGGCACCGGCGGGAGCCACCGTCGCGCACTACAAGTCCCTCGGCCTGGACCTCGTCCCCGGTACGGGACCCCTCGCGGCCGCCGTCCCCGGCGCGTTCGACGCCTGGATGCTCCTCCTGAAGGACCACGGCACCAAGACCCTCGCCGACGTCCTCAAGTACGCCATCGGGTACGCCGAGGACGGGCACGCGCCCGTGGAGCGCGTCGGCGAGACCGTCGAGACCGTACGCGAGCTCTTCGAGACCGAGTGGCCCTCGTCCGCCGAGGTCTACCTGGCCGACGGCAAGTCCCCCAAGCCCGGTGAGCTGCTGCGCAACCAGAAGCTCGCCGCCACCTGGAAGCGCGTCATAGCCGAGTCCGAGGAGGCCGGCGGCGCCGGCAGTGCCAACCGGGTCGCCCAGATCGAGGCCGCCCGCAAGGTGTGGCGCGAGGGCTTCATCGCCGAGGCGCTGGTCCGCCAGTCGCAGCGGCCCACGAAGGACACCAGCGGCGAGCGGCACGTCGGCACGCTGACCGCCGAGGACCTCGCCGGCTGGTCGGCGTCCTACGAGGCCCCGGCGACGTACGAGTGGAACGGCTGGACGCTGTGCAAGGCCGGCGGCTGGAGCCAGGGCCCCGCCTTCCTCCAGCAGCTCGCCCTGCTCCCGCCCGAGCTGCCCGCCTACGGGTCCGCCGACTACGTCCACCTGCTCGTCGAGGGCTGCAAGCTCGCGATGGCGGACCGCGAGGCCTGGTACGGCGACGCGGCCGACGTCCCCGTGTACGCGCTGCTGTCCGACGAGTACAACGCCGCGCGCCGCGCCCTCATCGACCCGGAGAAGGCCTCCCACGAGCTGCGTCCGGGCAGCCCGCTGGGCGCCGAGCCGCGCCTGAGCGCGCACGCCGACGCGGTCGCCGCGGGCGAGGAGGGCTTCGACGCCATGGGCGTCGCGGGCGCGGGCGAGCCCACCGTGCAGAAGTCCACCTCGGACGAGGAGGTGTCCGCGAACGGCGCCACCCGCGGTGACACCTGCCACATCGACATCGTCGACCGCTGGGGCAACATGGTCGCCGCCACGCCCTCCGGCGGCTGGCTCCAGGCCAACCCGGTCGTCCCCGAGCTGGGCTTCCCGCTCGGCACCCGCCTCCAGATGGCCTGGCTGGACGAGGGCCTGCCGAACTCGCTCACGCCCGGGAAGCGCCCCCGCACCACGCTCACCCCGTCCCTCGCCCTGAAGGACGGCGTCCCGGTCATGGCCTTCGGCACGCCCGGCGGCGACCAGCAGGACCAGTGGCAGGTGCACTTCTTCCTGGCGGTGGCGCTGCGTGGGACGGTGCGCGGCGGGCTCGACCTCCAGGGCGCCATCGACGCCCCGAACTGGCACAACGACTCGTTCCCCGGCTCCTTCTTCCCCCGCGGCATGCGGCCGGGATCGGTCACCGTCGAGTCGCGGATCGGCGAGGACGTCGTCGCCGAGCTGCGCCGCCGCGGCCACGACGTGACCGTCGGCGACGCCTGGTCCGAGGGCCGCCTGTGCGCCGTCGCCCGCGACCCGCGCACCGGCGTCCTGTCGGCGGCGGCGAACCCGCGCGGCATGCAGGGCTACGCGGTCGGTCGCTGA
- a CDS encoding dihydrofolate reductase family protein, which yields MKLVVQEFLTLDGVSQGPGSPDEDTSDGFTRGGWFVPYVDEEFMGIAEGWLGRADGLLFGRRTYENFARDWPTMTDHPFAPIMNGLPKYVAAQSLAEADWSPTTILAGNIAAEVDALKQQPGRELQIHGSARLAQSLLAAGLVDELRLAIAPVVVGRGRRLFPDGGTPAGLHPISQRSTAGGLSVHVFETAGMPAYGVYGG from the coding sequence ATGAAGCTGGTGGTGCAGGAGTTCCTGACGCTGGACGGTGTGTCGCAGGGTCCGGGCTCCCCCGACGAGGACACCAGTGACGGGTTCACGCGCGGCGGCTGGTTCGTGCCGTACGTGGACGAGGAGTTCATGGGGATCGCCGAAGGCTGGCTCGGCCGGGCGGACGGGCTGCTGTTCGGGCGCCGGACGTACGAGAACTTCGCGCGGGACTGGCCGACGATGACCGACCACCCCTTCGCCCCGATCATGAACGGCCTGCCGAAGTACGTCGCCGCCCAGAGCCTGGCCGAGGCCGACTGGAGCCCGACCACGATCCTGGCGGGCAACATCGCCGCCGAGGTCGACGCGCTGAAGCAGCAACCCGGTCGTGAGCTGCAGATCCACGGCAGCGCACGGCTCGCCCAGTCGCTCCTCGCGGCAGGCCTCGTCGACGAGCTGCGGCTCGCGATCGCCCCGGTCGTGGTGGGCCGGGGCCGCCGCCTGTTCCCGGACGGCGGCACCCCGGCGGGCCTGCACCCGATCAGCCAGCGCTCCACGGCGGGCGGCCTCTCCGTGCACGTCTTCGAGACGGCGGGGATGCCGGCGTACGGGGTGTACGGAGGCTAG
- a CDS encoding AlkA N-terminal domain-containing protein — translation MHTDTDRCVRAVQAKDTRFDGVFFTAVVTTRIYCRPGCPVVPPKPRNMRFYPSAAACQQAGFRACKRCRPDSTPGSPEWNARADLTARAMRLIGDGVVDRDGVPGLARRLGYSARQIERQLLAELGAGPLALARAQRAQTARLLIETTQLPLSEVAFASGFASIRTFNDTVREVYALSPSELRARRPQREADTVAGAITLRLPFRAPLNPDNLFGHLAATAVPGVEEWRDGSYRRTLRLPHGHGIATLTPPTVSTATYVACRLILTDQRDLTVAISRCRRMLDLDADPVAVDEQLRTDPLLAPLVDKAPGRRVPRTVDEAEFAVRAVLGQQVSTAAARTHAARLVLAHGEPVDDPEGGLTHLFPSPKDLASLDPESLALPRSRRTTLTTLVRQLADGDLKLGPESDWEEARARLSELPGFGPWTIEAIAMRALGDPDAFLPTDLGMRRAAQELGLPHTPAALTARAAAWRPWRAYATQYLWATDSHPINFLPT, via the coding sequence ATGCACACCGACACGGACCGCTGCGTACGCGCAGTACAGGCCAAGGACACCCGTTTCGACGGCGTCTTCTTCACCGCCGTCGTCACCACCCGCATCTACTGCCGCCCCGGCTGCCCGGTCGTGCCGCCCAAGCCCCGCAACATGCGGTTCTACCCGAGCGCCGCCGCCTGCCAGCAGGCCGGATTCCGGGCCTGCAAGCGGTGCCGCCCCGACAGCACCCCCGGCTCCCCGGAGTGGAACGCCCGCGCCGACCTCACCGCCCGCGCCATGCGCCTCATCGGCGACGGCGTGGTGGACCGCGACGGCGTCCCCGGACTCGCCCGCCGCCTCGGCTACAGCGCCCGCCAGATCGAGCGGCAGCTCCTCGCCGAGCTGGGCGCCGGCCCGCTCGCCCTGGCCCGCGCCCAGCGGGCCCAGACGGCTCGCCTGCTGATCGAGACCACCCAACTCCCGCTCTCCGAGGTCGCGTTCGCATCCGGCTTCGCCTCGATCCGGACCTTCAACGACACGGTCCGCGAGGTCTACGCCCTCTCCCCGAGCGAACTGCGCGCCCGCAGGCCGCAGCGGGAGGCGGACACCGTGGCCGGCGCGATCACGCTCCGGCTCCCCTTCCGCGCACCCCTCAACCCCGACAACCTCTTCGGCCACCTCGCCGCGACGGCCGTACCCGGCGTCGAGGAGTGGCGCGACGGCTCCTACCGCCGCACCCTCCGCCTGCCGCACGGCCACGGCATCGCGACGCTCACCCCGCCGACCGTGTCCACGGCCACGTACGTCGCCTGCCGCCTGATCCTCACCGACCAGCGCGACCTCACCGTGGCCATCAGCCGCTGCCGCCGCATGCTGGACCTGGACGCGGACCCGGTCGCCGTGGACGAGCAGCTGCGCACCGACCCGCTGCTCGCCCCGCTCGTCGACAAGGCGCCCGGCCGCAGGGTGCCGCGCACCGTCGACGAGGCCGAGTTCGCGGTCCGCGCGGTCCTCGGCCAGCAGGTCTCGACGGCCGCCGCCCGCACCCACGCCGCCCGCCTGGTCCTCGCCCACGGCGAACCCGTCGACGACCCCGAGGGCGGCCTCACCCACCTCTTCCCGTCCCCGAAGGACCTCGCCTCCCTCGACCCGGAGTCGCTCGCGCTGCCCCGCAGCCGCCGCACGACCCTCACCACCCTCGTACGCCAACTGGCCGACGGCGACCTGAAGTTGGGCCCAGAGTCCGACTGGGAAGAGGCTCGCGCCCGGCTCTCCGAGCTGCCCGGATTCGGCCCCTGGACCATCGAGGCGATCGCCATGCGCGCCCTCGGCGACCCGGACGCGTTCCTGCCCACCGACCTCGGAATGCGCCGCGCCGCCCAGGAGTTGGGCCTGCCCCACACCCCGGCGGCGCTGACCGCCCGGGCGGCGGCCTGGCGGCCCTGGCGCGCGTACGCGACCCAGTACCTGTGGGCCACGGACAGCCACCCGATCAACTTCCTTCCCACGTAA
- a CDS encoding ABC transporter ATP-binding protein: protein MTSETSEPVLSVRDLSVSFRSDTRTVHAVDQVSFDLRAGEVLAVVGESGCGKSVTSMAVMGLLPPTAHITGSVRIGDKELAGADDRAYGKIRGNEIAMIFQEPMTSLNPVLTIGRQIGEVLRRHQGLNKKQARARAVELLDLVGIPAPAERVDEYPHQLSGGMRQRVMIAIAVACDPAVLIADEPTTALDVTVQAGILEVLQALRERLGTAIVLITHDLGVVADTADRVLVMYAGRPVEQAPVHELFADPKHPYTRGLLSAVLRPGGEGKRRLPEIPGLVPSLDSQPEACTFAPRCARADDTCTSSRPGLKAVAADAGADAPHRAACWHPHTLQETAS, encoded by the coding sequence ATGACCTCTGAGACCTCCGAACCAGTCCTCAGCGTCCGGGACCTGTCGGTGTCCTTCCGCTCCGACACCCGCACCGTGCACGCCGTCGACCAGGTCTCCTTCGACCTGCGCGCCGGTGAAGTGCTCGCCGTGGTGGGGGAGTCGGGCTGCGGCAAGTCCGTCACCTCCATGGCCGTCATGGGACTCCTCCCGCCCACCGCGCACATCACCGGCTCCGTCCGGATCGGGGACAAGGAGCTCGCGGGCGCGGACGACAGGGCGTACGGGAAGATCCGCGGCAACGAGATCGCGATGATCTTCCAGGAGCCGATGACGTCCCTGAACCCGGTGCTCACCATCGGGCGGCAGATCGGCGAAGTGCTCCGCCGCCACCAGGGGCTGAACAAGAAGCAGGCACGCGCGCGTGCCGTCGAACTCCTCGACCTCGTGGGCATCCCCGCGCCGGCCGAGCGCGTCGACGAGTACCCGCACCAGCTGTCCGGCGGCATGCGCCAGCGCGTCATGATCGCCATCGCGGTGGCCTGCGACCCGGCGGTACTCATCGCCGACGAGCCGACGACCGCGCTCGACGTGACCGTGCAGGCGGGCATCCTGGAGGTGCTCCAGGCGCTGCGCGAGCGGCTCGGCACCGCCATCGTCCTCATCACGCACGACCTCGGCGTGGTGGCCGACACCGCCGACCGGGTGCTCGTCATGTACGCGGGCCGGCCGGTCGAACAGGCGCCGGTGCACGAGCTGTTCGCCGACCCCAAGCACCCGTACACGCGCGGGCTGCTCTCCGCCGTGCTGCGGCCCGGCGGCGAGGGCAAGCGGCGGCTCCCCGAGATCCCCGGACTCGTGCCGAGCCTCGACTCCCAGCCCGAGGCCTGCACGTTCGCGCCGCGCTGCGCCCGCGCCGACGACACCTGTACGTCGAGCCGTCCCGGCCTCAAGGCCGTCGCCGCGGACGCCGGGGCCGACGCCCCGCACCGCGCCGCCTGCTGGCACCCGCACACCCTCCAGGAGACCGCTTCATGA
- a CDS encoding ABC transporter permease, translating into MALTGIRARAAKSGKLRALRKNKLAMTGAVIAAIFVLAALFAPLVAPYDPARANFEDVLAAPSWAHWLGTDDLGRDQLSRVVFGARASMQVGVLAVVLAFVVGVPLGLLAGYYGKLADSVVSRVTDTMLAFPFLVLAVGLAAVLGPSLTNATIAIGISQIPAVIRISRAETLRLKHVDYVAAAVANGGGDGTILFRHILPNATSALIVQATVGIPTAIIGEALLSFLGLGVQPPEPSLGVMLSSAQSFLAPAPWMAVFPGLAVVAATLAFNLLGDGLRDVLDPRGATR; encoded by the coding sequence ATCGCCCTGACGGGAATACGGGCCCGCGCCGCCAAGAGCGGCAAGCTGCGCGCCCTGCGCAAGAACAAGCTCGCCATGACCGGCGCCGTCATCGCCGCGATCTTCGTGCTCGCCGCGCTGTTCGCGCCGCTCGTCGCGCCGTACGACCCCGCGCGCGCCAACTTCGAGGACGTGCTCGCCGCGCCGAGCTGGGCGCACTGGCTGGGCACCGACGACCTCGGGCGCGACCAGCTGTCCCGCGTCGTGTTCGGGGCCCGCGCCTCGATGCAGGTCGGCGTGCTCGCCGTCGTGCTCGCCTTCGTCGTCGGCGTCCCGCTCGGCCTGCTCGCCGGGTACTACGGCAAGCTCGCCGACAGCGTCGTGTCCCGCGTCACCGACACGATGCTCGCCTTCCCCTTCCTGGTCCTGGCCGTCGGCCTCGCCGCCGTCCTCGGCCCCTCGCTCACCAACGCGACCATCGCCATCGGCATCTCGCAGATCCCGGCCGTCATCCGGATCTCCCGCGCCGAGACGCTCCGCCTCAAGCACGTGGACTACGTGGCCGCGGCCGTCGCCAACGGAGGCGGCGACGGCACCATCCTGTTCCGGCACATCCTGCCCAACGCCACCTCGGCGCTGATCGTGCAGGCCACCGTGGGCATCCCCACCGCCATCATCGGCGAGGCCCTGCTCAGCTTCCTCGGCCTCGGCGTGCAGCCGCCCGAGCCGTCCCTCGGCGTGATGCTGTCGTCCGCCCAGTCCTTCCTCGCGCCCGCGCCCTGGATGGCGGTGTTCCCCGGCCTCGCGGTCGTCGCCGCGACGCTGGCGTTCAACCTGCTCGGCGACGGCCTGCGCGACGTCCTCGACCCCCGTGGAGCGACCCGATGA
- a CDS encoding methylated-DNA--[protein]-cysteine S-methyltransferase produces the protein MHTHKQHTVIDSPYGPLTLVATDATLSGLYMTDQRHRPADETFGVRDERSFGPVIDQLNAYFQGELTEFDLPLDLHGTPFQRSVWAELQRIPYGGTRTYGELAEALGKPKASRAVGLANGKNPIGVIVPCHRVIGANGDLTGYGGGLDRKRRLLDFERSSATADALF, from the coding sequence ATGCACACGCACAAGCAGCACACGGTCATCGACAGCCCCTACGGCCCGCTCACCCTCGTCGCCACCGACGCGACCCTCTCCGGCCTCTATATGACCGACCAGCGCCACCGCCCCGCCGACGAGACCTTCGGCGTCCGCGACGAGCGTTCCTTCGGCCCGGTCATCGACCAGCTCAACGCCTATTTCCAGGGCGAGTTGACGGAGTTCGACCTGCCACTGGACCTGCACGGCACCCCGTTCCAGCGCTCCGTCTGGGCAGAGCTCCAGCGGATCCCGTACGGCGGGACCCGTACGTACGGGGAGCTGGCCGAGGCGCTCGGAAAGCCGAAGGCCTCGCGCGCCGTGGGCCTCGCCAACGGCAAGAACCCCATCGGCGTCATCGTCCCCTGCCACCGCGTCATCGGCGCGAACGGCGACCTCACCGGCTACGGCGGCGGCCTCGACCGCAAGCGCCGGCTGCTGGACTTCGAGCGCTCCTCCGCCACGGCCGACGCCCTGTTCTAG
- a CDS encoding ABC transporter ATP-binding protein, with protein MSPDKPGQSTPVLELTDLERHFAGSTGTVRAADGVSLTVGRGEVVGLVGESGSGKSTVGRCAVRLDDPTGGTVRINGTDVTTMSRRALRPLRKDFHLVFQDPSSSLDPRMTVGQIVAEPLKLHGIAKGEAARARVAELLDQVGLRPEHADRHPHELSGGQRQRISIARALSVEPDLLIADEPTSALDVSVQASVLNLLADLQRDRGFGCLFITHDLAAVEYLADRIAVMYLGQIVEQAPTKELFADPKHPYTQALLSAAPVPDPTTQRSRQRIVLSGELPSPLAPPAGCRFHTRCPLAVDRCRTEIPALRTLEGGREVSCHLVGDDGTAPDAAAPPDELSTASRTIPSTRTASR; from the coding sequence ATGAGCCCCGACAAGCCCGGTCAGAGCACACCGGTCCTCGAACTCACCGACCTGGAACGTCACTTCGCGGGATCCACCGGCACCGTGCGCGCCGCCGACGGCGTCTCCTTGACCGTCGGGCGCGGCGAGGTCGTCGGCCTCGTCGGCGAGTCCGGCAGCGGCAAGTCGACCGTCGGACGCTGCGCCGTCCGCCTCGACGATCCGACCGGCGGCACCGTGCGCATCAACGGCACCGACGTGACCACCATGTCCCGGCGCGCCCTGCGGCCGCTGCGCAAGGACTTCCACCTGGTCTTCCAGGACCCCTCGTCCTCGCTCGACCCGCGGATGACCGTCGGCCAGATCGTCGCCGAGCCGCTCAAGCTGCACGGCATCGCGAAGGGCGAGGCGGCACGCGCGCGTGTGGCCGAACTCCTCGACCAGGTGGGGCTGCGCCCCGAGCACGCCGACCGGCACCCGCACGAACTCTCCGGCGGCCAGCGCCAGCGCATCTCCATCGCCCGCGCGCTGTCCGTCGAGCCGGATCTGCTGATCGCCGACGAGCCGACCTCCGCGCTCGACGTGTCCGTGCAGGCCTCGGTCCTCAACCTCCTCGCCGACCTGCAGCGCGACCGCGGCTTCGGTTGCCTGTTCATCACGCACGACCTCGCGGCCGTCGAGTACCTCGCCGACCGGATCGCCGTCATGTACCTGGGCCAGATCGTCGAACAGGCGCCCACGAAGGAGCTGTTCGCGGACCCGAAGCACCCCTACACGCAGGCGCTGCTCTCGGCCGCACCGGTCCCCGACCCGACCACGCAGCGCAGCCGCCAACGCATCGTCCTCAGCGGCGAGTTGCCCAGCCCCCTGGCCCCGCCCGCCGGCTGCCGCTTCCACACGCGCTGCCCGCTCGCCGTCGACCGCTGCCGCACCGAAATCCCGGCGCTGCGCACGCTGGAGGGCGGCCGGGAAGTCTCCTGCCACCTCGTCGGCGACGACGGCACGGCCCCGGACGCGGCCGCACCGCCGGACGAACTGTCGACAGCGTCTCGTACGATCCCCAGCACCCGCACCGCCTCCCGCTAG
- a CDS encoding SIR2 family NAD-dependent protein deacylase — MTLVSFLTGAGISTDSGIPDYRGPNGVWRKDPDAEKLVTYGYYMNDPEIRRRAWQVRRRAVTLTAEPNAAHRAIAELDRSGASVRVITQNVDGLHQLAGTPTRKVLELHGSARQFMCTECDTRGPMAEALARLDAGEDDPPCLVCGGILKSTTVMFGENLDPLVLGEAVEVTKASEVFFAVGSSLQVHPAAGLAGLAAEHGARLVAVNAEPTPYDDVADEVVREPIGTAVPRLLRELADA, encoded by the coding sequence ATGACCCTGGTTTCGTTCCTCACCGGCGCCGGCATCAGCACCGACTCCGGGATCCCGGACTACCGCGGCCCGAACGGTGTGTGGCGGAAGGATCCCGACGCCGAGAAGCTCGTCACGTACGGGTATTACATGAACGACCCGGAGATCCGGCGCCGCGCCTGGCAGGTGCGGCGCCGGGCCGTCACGCTGACCGCCGAGCCGAACGCGGCGCACCGGGCGATCGCGGAGCTCGACAGGTCCGGCGCCTCGGTCCGGGTCATCACGCAGAACGTCGACGGGCTGCACCAGCTCGCCGGCACGCCCACCCGCAAGGTGCTCGAACTGCACGGCTCTGCAAGGCAGTTCATGTGCACGGAGTGCGACACGCGCGGCCCCATGGCGGAGGCCCTCGCGCGTCTGGACGCGGGCGAGGACGACCCGCCGTGCCTCGTGTGCGGCGGCATCCTCAAGTCGACGACCGTGATGTTCGGCGAGAACCTCGACCCGCTGGTGCTCGGCGAGGCCGTCGAGGTCACCAAGGCGTCCGAGGTCTTCTTCGCCGTCGGATCCTCTCTCCAGGTCCATCCGGCGGCCGGACTCGCGGGCCTCGCCGCCGAGCACGGCGCCCGCCTGGTGGCGGTCAACGCCGAACCGACCCCGTACGACGACGTGGCCGACGAGGTCGTACGGGAGCCGATCGGGACCGCGGTGCCGCGGCTGCTCCGTGAACTCGCCGATGCGTAG
- a CDS encoding phytoene desaturase family protein has translation MLDAVVVGAGPNGLTAAVELARRGFSVAVFEAEGTVGGGARTEELTLPGFRHDPCSAAHPLGINSPAFRDLPLDRYGLDWVQHELPMAHPFPDGSAAILSRSVAETAASFGPRDAGTYRRLIEPLLPHWDTLVRDFMSLPLSALPRDPVTLARFGLVGLPPSTWLMRRFRDEKAPALLSGLVAHVIAPLGGFATSAIGLVFALAAHARGWPVARGGSQAISDALAGYLRDLGGAIHTDYEVKRLDDLPPARAYIFDTSPTAVARIAGLGRYYDRFRYGASVFKVDYALDGPVPWTAKEARTAGTVQVGPYRSDIGRALNAASREGRGPEAPFLITVQPTVADPTRAPAGKHTFWAYGHVPNGWDGDLTDAIERQLERFAPGFRDLVLARATAGPPELAVRNANYVGGDIASGAASGLQLLLRPKLSLSPYTTPHPAVYICSSASPPGPGVHGMSGHNAAKAVWRRLRAS, from the coding sequence ATGCTCGATGCCGTCGTCGTGGGTGCGGGGCCGAACGGGCTGACCGCAGCCGTTGAACTGGCCAGGCGCGGCTTCTCCGTTGCCGTGTTCGAGGCCGAGGGCACGGTGGGCGGCGGCGCCCGCACGGAGGAGCTGACGCTCCCCGGGTTCCGCCACGACCCGTGCTCGGCCGCGCACCCCCTGGGCATCAACTCCCCGGCGTTCAGGGACCTGCCCCTGGACCGGTACGGCCTCGACTGGGTCCAGCACGAACTGCCGATGGCGCACCCGTTCCCCGACGGCAGCGCGGCCATACTGTCCCGGTCCGTCGCCGAGACCGCGGCATCGTTCGGCCCGCGCGACGCGGGCACGTACCGGCGCCTGATCGAACCCCTGCTCCCGCACTGGGACACCCTGGTCAGGGACTTCATGTCGCTGCCGCTCAGCGCGCTGCCCCGCGACCCGGTCACCCTCGCCCGGTTCGGACTCGTCGGCCTGCCGCCGTCGACGTGGCTGATGCGCCGCTTCCGCGACGAGAAGGCCCCCGCCCTGCTCTCGGGCCTCGTCGCCCACGTCATCGCGCCGCTCGGCGGCTTCGCGACCTCCGCGATCGGCCTGGTCTTCGCCCTCGCTGCCCACGCGCGCGGGTGGCCCGTCGCGCGCGGCGGCTCCCAGGCGATCTCCGACGCGCTCGCCGGGTACCTGAGGGACCTCGGCGGCGCCATCCACACCGACTACGAGGTGAAGCGGCTCGACGACCTGCCGCCCGCCCGCGCCTACATCTTCGACACGTCGCCGACGGCCGTCGCCAGGATCGCCGGGCTCGGCCGCTATTACGACCGTTTCCGGTACGGGGCGAGCGTCTTCAAGGTCGACTACGCGCTCGACGGGCCGGTGCCGTGGACCGCGAAGGAGGCCAGGACCGCGGGGACGGTGCAGGTCGGCCCGTACCGCTCGGACATCGGCAGGGCGCTGAACGCGGCGTCGCGCGAGGGCCGCGGCCCCGAGGCGCCGTTCCTGATCACGGTGCAGCCGACCGTCGCCGACCCCACGCGCGCACCCGCGGGCAAGCACACCTTCTGGGCGTACGGGCACGTGCCGAACGGCTGGGACGGTGACCTCACGGACGCCATCGAGCGCCAACTGGAGCGCTTCGCACCGGGGTTCAGGGACCTGGTCCTCGCGCGCGCGACGGCGGGCCCACCCGAACTCGCGGTCCGCAACGCCAACTACGTAGGCGGCGACATCGCCTCCGGCGCGGCCAGCGGCCTCCAGCTCCTCCTGCGCCCGAAGCTCTCCCTGTCCCCGTACACCACCCCGCACCCCGCCGTGTACATCTGCTCGTCGGCGTCCCCACCGGGGCCGGGAGTCCACGGGATGTCGGGGCACAATGCCGCGAAGGCGGTGTGGAGGAGGCTGCGCGCGTCATGA